Proteins encoded in a region of the Paenibacillus sp. W2I17 genome:
- a CDS encoding sensor histidine kinase: MKIVSVYNNFFKNNMFMKMLLIFSMISIVTIITLSYIIFLSVSDSTIRRELAIQKAAMEHVDRYIHQQYESVQNMVRDMHQNEALSANITYLMNHSYAEYVQHMTNGYYANQDDYSADVLKHFQNIMDRNSQINQLMLYSAEQQDLSTFNQHKQFRKLDANVAHSYIPDVMAMETPNISAPNYWIRKEINQWDPALYSIRVPINNTQTLRNLGQFLVFFDSEGIGNALDNYESNLKGEIVVLSAKGTVLFDSNNHYYGKKYPYVNVADSLFDQTDMDSMKKEQNMYVNKFVSADQGYVVIGTVPVEEMAETYAGIRNTIISISIVCILFAVLVPAFFIINFAKRTRRIIRFTQKVKYGNFTARIDDPRDDELGQISHSFNDMLDELNLYIERVYKAEIKQKETELVALQARINPHFLYNTLEVIRMRAISQGARDVGEMIYSLSVLFKSLVQQKKNYTLKDEMEACRLYLELFRIRYKDIFIYTIQIDAAYYQHPVVKLSLQPIIENYVVHGIQTERSDNRLSIVVEETDDVVQVEVRDNGKGIEPARLTEILEELERPEESGQMFGLRSVHSRLRFLYGPEFGITIESTLGEGTRIRVRYPHTEGTGV; encoded by the coding sequence TTGAAAATTGTTAGCGTTTACAATAATTTCTTCAAAAATAATATGTTTATGAAAATGCTCCTGATCTTCTCGATGATATCGATTGTCACGATCATTACGTTATCTTATATCATCTTCCTGTCGGTGTCCGACTCCACGATTCGCCGGGAACTGGCGATCCAGAAAGCGGCGATGGAACATGTGGATCGGTACATTCATCAGCAGTATGAATCGGTGCAAAACATGGTGAGGGACATGCATCAGAATGAGGCACTCTCGGCCAACATTACTTATCTGATGAATCATTCGTACGCTGAATATGTTCAGCACATGACCAATGGATATTATGCTAATCAGGATGACTATTCGGCCGATGTGTTGAAACATTTTCAGAACATTATGGATCGCAATTCGCAGATTAACCAACTCATGTTATATAGCGCTGAGCAGCAGGATCTGTCTACCTTTAATCAACACAAGCAGTTCCGCAAGCTGGACGCCAATGTAGCTCATTCCTATATTCCGGACGTGATGGCGATGGAAACGCCCAATATCAGTGCACCCAATTACTGGATTCGCAAAGAGATCAATCAATGGGACCCTGCGCTCTATTCCATCCGCGTACCGATTAACAATACACAGACTCTTCGGAATCTGGGCCAATTTCTTGTCTTCTTTGACTCAGAAGGAATCGGTAATGCGCTGGATAACTACGAGAGTAATCTCAAGGGAGAAATCGTGGTGTTATCGGCGAAAGGGACAGTGTTATTTGACTCCAACAATCATTATTACGGGAAGAAGTATCCCTACGTGAATGTGGCCGATTCCCTGTTTGATCAGACGGATATGGATTCGATGAAAAAGGAGCAGAACATGTACGTGAACAAGTTTGTCTCCGCGGATCAGGGTTATGTGGTCATTGGCACCGTTCCGGTAGAAGAGATGGCTGAAACCTATGCGGGCATTCGCAATACCATTATCTCGATCAGTATCGTGTGTATTCTGTTTGCTGTGCTGGTTCCGGCATTTTTCATTATTAACTTTGCCAAACGAACCCGTCGAATTATTCGCTTCACCCAAAAAGTGAAATACGGCAACTTCACGGCTCGCATTGACGATCCGCGTGATGATGAACTGGGGCAGATCTCCCATAGCTTCAACGACATGCTGGACGAGCTGAATCTGTATATTGAACGGGTCTACAAAGCCGAGATCAAACAAAAGGAGACCGAGCTAGTCGCATTACAGGCGCGTATCAACCCTCATTTTCTCTACAATACGCTTGAAGTGATTCGGATGAGGGCGATATCTCAAGGGGCGAGAGATGTTGGCGAGATGATCTATAGTTTATCCGTATTGTTCAAGAGCCTGGTACAGCAGAAGAAAAATTATACGCTGAAGGATGAGATGGAAGCTTGTCGCTTGTATCTGGAGTTATTCCGAATCCGCTATAAGGATATTTTCATCTATACGATCCAGATCGACGCTGCATATTATCAACACCCTGTGGTGAAACTTTCGCTGCAGCCCATCATTGAGAATTATGTCGTACACGGCATTCAGACAGAACGTTCGGATAACCGATTATCGATTGTTGTGGAAGAGACAGATGATGTGGTACAAGTGGAAGTCAGAGATAATGGCAAAGGCATTGAACCGGCACGCCTGACGGAAATCCTTGAAGAACTGGAACGTCCTGAAGAGTCTGGTCAGATGTTCGGGCTGCGCAGTGTCCATAGTCGATTGCGCTTCCTGTATGGGCCAGAGTTCGGTATCACCATAGAGAGCACCCTCGGAGAAGGAACACGAATCAGGGTGCGTTATCCACATACAGAAGGGACAGGTGTTTAA